TGCAAACCAGTTAGAGGAAGAAGCACTTCAGTCAGCTAAGAACAAGATATTGGGACAGTACGCTTTGGGTAAACAAACCAATGCCCAAATTGCTCAAATTTATGGTTGGTATGAAATTTTAGGGCTTGGAGTTGATTTCGACTGGGAATTTCAACAAGCAATTGCATCTGTCAGTGCTTTAAATGCGATGGAAACGGCTCATCAATATTTACGGGAACCTTTTGTGTCTCTTGTCGGTCAACAAGAAGCGGTTTATGGTGCAATTGCGTAAGCTCATCTTATCTCCAATCTAAAATCCAGGCATCCAAAATCCAAAATGGTATAAAATTGCTTAACCAGTTGCATTCTACAGTAGTGACCGATAAGTGTATTACCAATGAGATATCCCAGGGGCAACGTTCATGACAAACATCATCAAGGTAAGTATCTTAACAGACTTAGGTTTCCCTAGTCTTCCCGTAAATGCTTGTAGAATCCAGCAAAAGCAAAGGTCAAAATCCAGATGGGGGATAGAAATACTCCTGTGTCTTTCTGCACCTCTACTCCTTGGTTTTTCTTCGACAGTATCATTTGCAGCACCAACACAAACAATTGCTCAAGCATCACCAAGAGTGGGAGTGAACCGTCCCAATCTCAAAGTTGGTAGCCAAGGAGACCCTGTCTCAGAACTGCAAGCCGCTTTAAAACTTTTGGGTTTTTACACTGGTACAGTAGATGGAGTTTATAGTGAAAGGACTGCGATCGCTGTTTCTCGATTCCAGGAAGCTGCAGGCTTAAGTCCAAATGGTGTTGTTGATACCAACACTTGGCAAAGACTTTTTCCAAGTGAAGCGATCGCATCCTCCCCTGCAACTTCAAGTTCCGAAAGCTTCCCAATTCCATCCCAAGCTTCAAGAGATAATAACAGCACAGTTGTTATTCCCAGTACCGAGCCAAGAACAATACCCATCACGAATCGCAGTGATAATTTAAACCCCGAACCAAGACCAACAACCACCAATAGAGCTAGTAATTTAAAACCTGAACCAAAACCAACAACACGAGTAGCAACGAGTAGTTCCGACAAACCCGCAGCCAGAAAAACACCATCGACTCGTTCTAACCCATCCACCACTTCTCGACAAGCAACTCGAAGCCAACAATCCACCCGTACTGGATCGTCTGCTCGACAAACAACTCGAACTCAACAAACCACTAGTTCTGGATCATCTAGAAAAACTCAGCAAACGGCTTCTCTTCAGTATACCTCAGAAGGGCTGCCAATTTTACGGCCGGGGATGCGCGGTTCTGAAGTCACTCGGTTACAACGACGACTGCAAAGACTTGGCTACCTAGAAGAAGGTTCTATTGATGGCGACTTTGGTCCCGCAACAGAGGCAGCTGTTGTATCTTTACAAAAACGCTATGGTTTAGAAGCTGATGGTATTGTTGGAGGAGGAACTTGGGACATTCTCAATCGACGACGGAGACAATAAGAGCATTAGGCATTGGGCATTGACTTCTTCCCTACTCCCTACTCCCTACTCCCTACTCCCTACTCCCTACTTTAAGTGCCTATGGAGCCTGCTTACACCCAAGACTATCGACATTTTGAACAGCACGTCGCCAAACTTCTCCATAAAGCAGGTTGGGTAGTGGAAACTGCCAAAAAAAACCAACCTGTTTATGATTTAGTTGTCAAGAAAAGAAATTTAGTTGTTGCTGTACAAGTAAAATGGTTGAGAAATAACGTAGCAGCACCACAGTTATTAAAATTTTCGGAATTCCTTGACTCTAACGAAGGCAAAAAGTTTAATTTTGGTTTGTTTATAACCACAAAAGGTTATAGTGGACCTGCAATGGCATTAATTAGATCCTGGGGCAAGGATAGTAAAATCCGTTGTGGAGTTGCACAGGAAACTAGAATTGTTGGAATTGATGGAATTGTACCAGAAAAGAAAGATAATGACGGCGAAGGCGATCTTAAACAGAATAAAGTTTACTTTGGGATCTTTACTTGTAAGGGTGGGGTTGGTAAGACAACTATAGCAGGACATTTGGCAGGAGCCTTTGCTCTACAAGGGTTTAATGTTGCACTAGTTGATTTAGATCCAGAACAAAATTTGCAAAAATTAGTGGGGGATGGGGTTTTTGTTCCCAATCCTAGAGGCGTTGGTACAACAATTGAAGTCTTTGATGGCAGAGATTGGCATGAAGACGCTGCTCGTGATAGCAGAATAGTCATTTGTGATTGCTCTCCTGCATTGGAAAGGAATCCCAAGGAGTTAGTTGAAAAGTTTCACTATTGCATTATCCCAACAACTTTAAATCCACTTGGCTTAAATAAGCATGGGAAAGTTATTCGAGATACTGTTATAGAAATACGTCAAATCAATAAAAAAAGTCATTTATTTGTACTAGTAAATAACTTTAGAAAACCAACATCCAAGCAACTTAATCTCTTAAAAGAGGTATATTTCAATACTTATAATGAAATTAGTCAAACAGATGATAAGTTTCACTGTATAGATCCAGAAGATGCTTGTATCCGCGCTAGCGACCAACTCTACTACTGGGGAATACATATTCTGGAAAATCCGGATAGTCCTTCAAGCCGATTAGCATTTGATTTAATCGGAGGAAAATCTTATCCGCGTGATGATTTTATTAACTTAGCAGATTACATTGAAAGAAAAGCTGGGATTGGATTTCTTCGGAATGATGCTAGATGAAATTTTTATACAAAATTTTAAGCAGTCGGTAGGGCGATGTCCACCAAATCCGACTTTTGTATGGCATAGCCCTATCTATGTATATCTCAAAAATCTCATCAAATTCCTATTTACGGATTCACTGTTAAACAGTAAACTTTACTCTACAGGTGTTCGAGTCAATATTTGACTGGAGTCTGTTAGGTCTCAATCTCAAATTGCAAGATACAGGCATTAGTATCAAGCTTGCATTTTTGCCATACGTCTTCGATTACTTCGGCCAAGGTGATGGTAGTATCACAACAACAACCTTTGGGGGTATGAGGCTGGAACTGGCGATCGTATGCCACATAATTGAAATGCTTGGGGAAACTATCAAAGCTGAAAGCTTAGGAGAGGTACAGGAAGCAACTTTTACTGTGACACTTCCTCGTTATGCTGACTCCAACTTTAATAAATCGGGAGGGGGCGTTTATGCAAGACGTACTGGCTTTGCAAGGTATCCAAGTGCTTGTCGTGGATGATGACACAGACAATTTGGAGTTGATTACCTTTATTCTGGAACAATCTGGTGCTGTTGTGACTTCTGTGTCTTCTGCAGAAGAAGCGTTGCAGTTTCTCTATCAAACCAAGCCCGATATCCTAATTGCTGATGTTGGAATGCCTCGAATGGATGGATATACTTTATTGCGTCAGGTGAGAGCATTGCCACCAGAACAAGGAGGACAAGTTCCAGCGATCGCACTGACTGCTTACGCAGGGGAGATCGATCGGCAGAAAGCATTGGCGGCGGGATTTCAGTTGCATATTCCCAAACCAATTGAGCCAGAAACCTTAGTGGATGCGATCGCTCAAATCATCAGTGACCAGTGACCAGTGACCAGTGACCAGCGCTCGACGAGCGGTTATGTATACTGTAGAAGCTCCTAAGTTTATTAGTGGAAAAATAGAAATTAATTTATTTAAGTATGAAAATTTACTGGTCACTGGTCACTGGTTACTGTTAAAGTGCAATGTGGTTTGCGAGTGTGTCAAATGAGCGTTCGGTCGCTAAGATCGTATCTGACCGAATCGCTAAACGCTTGCTATATAAAAATGTCAGGAGAATAATAATGACACAAGCAAAATATGGTGATACTGTAGTGGTTCACTACGAGGGCAAATTATCCGACGGTACAGTCTTTGATACCTCTACCAATAGTGACCCTTTGCAGTTCACAATCGGTGACGGGGAAATCATTCCCGGATTTGAAGAAGCGGTTGTTGGCATGAATGTAGGCGAAACAAGAACTACAGAAATTCCTTCCGACCAAGCTTACGGTCCGCATCAACCAGAATTGGTAGTCAAGGTCGATCGCAATCAGTTACCTCCAGACTTCGATCTAGAAGTTGGTCAGCAGTTGCAAATTCAGCAAGCCCCCGGACAATTTATTCCTGCTACTGTCACCGATCTTTCAAACGACAACGTGACATTAGACGCCAATCATCCATTAGCTGGAAAAGACTTAGTCTTTGATATTCAGCTTGTAGGCATTGCTGCATAACAAGATTAAGTCTAGATCCCCAACTTCTCAAAGAAGTGGGGGATCTTGCAGCTCTACTCCCTGCTTCCTATCTATGAGATGCACAAGCGCCAAAAGGTGCAATTGTTGCCTTGAAAAAAAGCAGATACACCCCGAATATAGATTCTGCTAAGGTCATGCTTATACTTCCCAAAAATGTCCTAAAACTAACATTTCAGTCAGTGACCAGTGACCAGTGACCAATGACAAACCTCACTGGTTAATTTATGACGACTTACTGAGATAGAGTATTGTTTTCATCTGTCTTCAGCTGCGATCGCTACAATTACCATTTCTGTCGCAAGCAGGGTTAATCTCTGGTGGTGGATTTATTAAATAGTGTAAAGAAGGCGATCCTAAATCACCTTGAAAACACCGAAAAGAACTCATTTAGTAGAGCAATTGGAGATTACTATGACTTTCACCGCCGATGCAAAAACCAAGCAGCTTGTAGAGCAGTTTCGCAGCTTTGACGCAGATACTCAGCTAGCTCTCCTGTGGTTTGGCTACTTAGATATCAAAGATAAATTAACACCAGCAAACCAGACTTCTGCACAAGATACGGCGGCTGCTTTCTACGATACCATCTGTGCGCTGCCCAAAGAACAGCAACTTCAAGCACAGCGAGATATCGTTACTGGTGCTAACAGCGATATCAGCCGTGCTTACAAAGCTTTAAGCTCTAGCGCTAAGTTAGATTTGTGGCTCAGATTGGGAAGAGCTATGGAAAAAGGTACTGTGATTCAAGTACCTTCCGATTATAAACTGCCCTCCAACACTCAAGATTTCACAAACAACATCCAAGGTTTGGATTTTGAACAGCGCATTGATTTTACTCGCAGCGCTGTATTTGAGTTTGGTGCTAAGCAGTAATTAGACTAGCAGTATAACTACTAGTTATGAAAAATCCGGTTTTTTGGAAAAACCGGGTTTTTCACGTTGATTTACTGACTTTGTAGAGCCTCCCATTCCGGGCGCAAAATACCAAAATGAAATTCCCACTTTCGTGAGGTACAGAATAATGAATTAACCGCAGATGAACGCGGATGGACGCTGATAAATTTGTACTTCAACAGACTAAGAAACACTTTAACTGACTTAGGCGTTTTAAAATCTGCAGAACATCGTATAATTCATTGTCAGGATTTCGGAGTTCAAAAACTTTAGAGGTAGCATACTGTAGAGTGTCCCCTACTTTTAGGATAAATCATTATGTTAGAAACTGATACAATAATTCGTCCTATTTATTATCAAATTATTGAGCGAACGTACAGAAATTACCAGCCAGACCGACATAGAAAACGCTGAGGATATTCTCCGGTGCAAAAAGTCTCCAAGGAATTCCTTGAGTCAATTGATAGGCAATCCAAAAAAGACTGGCGATCGCAAACACTTTCAACATCACTCCAATTGTTTCCTGAGTCCCGCTCACTCGTTCATTCAGCACAATGTAAGCTGCAAAAAAGACTGCCGTGCTCAATCCCACTAGAATTCCAAACCAGTCTACAAGTTCAATGCTTGCAAGTAAATTAGAAACAAGCATTATGCCAAGAATTGAGAGACTCAGCGCTACCAGAACAGGGCGAGAAGGCAAACGTCGAGAAGTTAGCGCAGTCCATAGAACCACTAGAATAGGAGCAGTAAACAGTAATACAATTGCAACAGCTACGGGTAAGCGTTGAATCGCCAAGTAATCAGAACCGACTAAGCCAACTAGAATCAGTCCCAAGGCAAATTGTTGACGATTGATAGGTTGAGCGTGAGAGCGACCAAATAAGCTATCTAGAATGGCAAGTCCAAAGGTGGCGACTATTGCGCTTGCTCCCGCCAATTCAAACGGCTGCACGCCTGCAAGGAATAAGTGGTTAGCAACATTTGCTGCGATCGCCCAAGCAAAAACAGTCAAGAGCATTGCCAAAAGCCCGATGAGATGAGGCGAAGACGGGCTGATTCTAAAACGAGATTTCCAGAGTGTATAAGGCAGTTGTATTCCCATCATTTCAGCCTCAAACCTTGAAAGATATCAATACGATCGCGATCGGCACTTGTGAAATCGGGATCGACATAAATATGCATCCGTCGAATCAATACCCCGTCAAATTCAAACACATTGCAGAAGAGCCCCTGAGATACAATGCCATCAGGCAAAGCCACACCGCTTCGCGTCATGTCCTAGCGATCGCAGGGGAACTTTTGCTGTGTTAACGAAAGCGGGCGCAGCAATGCAAGAGAAAATGTGGGCTGTATACTCAGAGGGAATCGCAGAATATTTTGGCGTTCGACTGAGTGATGAAGAAGTCAAAGTCATGCAGCAAGCACTAAAAAAAATTCTTGGAGAAATCTCCACTCACGAGTAACCTTTAAACCATGTCCCTATCAGGGACCAAAATAGGCGAGACCTGTCAAGGTGGATAAAAACTTCAAGAAATCAATAGCTCTCTTACCTCTGCCTACTCTGTGCCTCTGCGGTTAAAGAAATTACTTTTAAAACCGCAGAGGCACAGAGAACACAGAGACAAAAGATGAGGAATTGCTTGTGCAATCTTGCCCAATACGACTCGGATAAGCAGAAATTAGAACCCCGGTAAATAAGTGCGATCGGTATTGCTGTTGTATCGTTAAATTGTTTGGGAGAATTGGAAAATGTCTAATATCGGTCTGATTTTACTAGCGGCGGGTGCGTCCACCCGTATGGGTACACCAAAGCAATTGCTACAATACCAACAACACAGCTTGCTTCGCCACATGGTTGAGGTGGCGCTTGCCTCAGTCTGCAACCCCGTTATCGTTGTCCTGGGAGCATATGCTGACCGTATTCGACCAGAAGTGGAGTTACCTAATGTACGAATTGTTGAAAACGATCGCTGGTCTGAAGGTATGAGTACTTCAATTCGGTCTGGGATAGAAGCCCTCAATGATGATGTAGAAGCTGTTGTGTTGATGCTGTGCGATCAGCCATTCGTTTCTACCCAAATCATCAATCAACTGGTTCACGTCTTCCGGGCTACAGATGGACAAATTGTTGCTTCAGAGTATGGAGGAGTCCAAGGTGTACCAGCGTTATTCAAACGCACTTTGTTTGCAGAATTACTCACACTAAGCGGTGCTGCGGGTGCAAGACAGGTTATTAAACAAAATGCAGGGGAAGTTTTTAGTCTTTCTTTTCCAGAAGGTATATTCGATCTCGATACACGCAATGATTACGAGCGGTTTCAAAAGCTCATCGCTGTTTCATTCCTTAAAAGGTGCTGATTTCCAAGCGGTTTAATTTATCCGAAAGCCTAGAATCATTACATCAACACTTTTGCGATCGCCTCTTTTTTAACGCTCTTTCATCACTTTCGTCAAAGAAAATTTGAAACTCTGTTTTTACGTTAGTCCGCGTAGGCGGACTTTGTTTGTAGAGCAGCGAATTCTATTCGCCTCAATTATTCTCCCTCCCATACTGTTTTGATAGAATGTGACAGGCATAGCAATGCGATTTATTTAGGGCTTGCTGAAAAAGTCAGAAAACAGCAAGATAAGAATTGATTAGTTACTCAACAAGGGTCTAATATAAGCAGATGCTATCTATGATTTAAGGACTGATTATTTTCAATAATAGTAAATGGGGAAAAAGGTGTAGTTTTAAAAAATAGACATAAAAAAGCATAAAATAGCCGCGAGAGCTGAGTAGAAAGATTCATCACTAAAAAAGTAATAGCAATTGCAGTTTCAGAAGTATGAGCAAGTTTCGTCATCACGCGATTGAGGCTAAATCTTCTTTTCCCCTGTCCAAATTTTCCCTCAATACAATTACGAATTCTCTCAGATTCTAAATCTTGTTTCTTTTTTTCTTTACTAACATTAGCTGGGGGTCTTCCTAAAGGAGGTCCGCTCATTATAATACCTCTTTCTTTACACCAAGCTCGGTTCTCTCTTGTGCGATAAATTTTATCAACATGAACAGATTCTGGATAGTACCCTGTGTAATTTTTAAAGGCTTCTACTTGAGCTTTTAAGTCTCCTGATTCATTAAAATTATCCCAACTTATATGGTCTAAAAATATATATCCTTCAAAGCAACTAGCAGACAATTTTGCCCCAAATTCTACCGATTTACCAGCTTTCCCTCGGACAATTGGACGGATATGTGGTTGGGTTAAACTGACAATGCGGTCGTCAATACTCTGTTTTTTATTTTCATACAACCAGAGTTGTTGACGGTAGACTTCTGCAACTACAAGCAACATCTTATATTGTCTGTGACTTAAATCTTCCAGAGAGGCTCCTGAAATAATTAGCTGTTCAATATGAGA
This genomic interval from Scytonema hofmannii PCC 7110 contains the following:
- a CDS encoding peptidoglycan-binding domain-containing protein, which codes for MTNIIKVSILTDLGFPSLPVNACRIQQKQRSKSRWGIEILLCLSAPLLLGFSSTVSFAAPTQTIAQASPRVGVNRPNLKVGSQGDPVSELQAALKLLGFYTGTVDGVYSERTAIAVSRFQEAAGLSPNGVVDTNTWQRLFPSEAIASSPATSSSESFPIPSQASRDNNSTVVIPSTEPRTIPITNRSDNLNPEPRPTTTNRASNLKPEPKPTTRVATSSSDKPAARKTPSTRSNPSTTSRQATRSQQSTRTGSSARQTTRTQQTTSSGSSRKTQQTASLQYTSEGLPILRPGMRGSEVTRLQRRLQRLGYLEEGSIDGDFGPATEAAVVSLQKRYGLEADGIVGGGTWDILNRRRRQ
- a CDS encoding restriction endonuclease, with amino-acid sequence MEPAYTQDYRHFEQHVAKLLHKAGWVVETAKKNQPVYDLVVKKRNLVVAVQVKWLRNNVAAPQLLKFSEFLDSNEGKKFNFGLFITTKGYSGPAMALIRSWGKDSKIRCGVAQETRIVGIDGIVPEKKDNDGEGDLKQNKVYFGIFTCKGGVGKTTIAGHLAGAFALQGFNVALVDLDPEQNLQKLVGDGVFVPNPRGVGTTIEVFDGRDWHEDAARDSRIVICDCSPALERNPKELVEKFHYCIIPTTLNPLGLNKHGKVIRDTVIEIRQINKKSHLFVLVNNFRKPTSKQLNLLKEVYFNTYNEISQTDDKFHCIDPEDACIRASDQLYYWGIHILENPDSPSSRLAFDLIGGKSYPRDDFINLADYIERKAGIGFLRNDAR
- a CDS encoding ATP-binding protein; translation: MFESIFDWSLLGLNLKLQDTGISIKLAFLPYVFDYFGQGDGSITTTTFGGMRLELAIVCHIIEMLGETIKAESLGEVQEATFTVTLPRYADSNFNKSGGGVYARRTGFARYPSACRG
- a CDS encoding response regulator, which codes for MQDVLALQGIQVLVVDDDTDNLELITFILEQSGAVVTSVSSAEEALQFLYQTKPDILIADVGMPRMDGYTLLRQVRALPPEQGGQVPAIALTAYAGEIDRQKALAAGFQLHIPKPIEPETLVDAIAQIISDQ
- a CDS encoding FKBP-type peptidyl-prolyl cis-trans isomerase: MTQAKYGDTVVVHYEGKLSDGTVFDTSTNSDPLQFTIGDGEIIPGFEEAVVGMNVGETRTTEIPSDQAYGPHQPELVVKVDRNQLPPDFDLEVGQQLQIQQAPGQFIPATVTDLSNDNVTLDANHPLAGKDLVFDIQLVGIAA
- a CDS encoding orange carotenoid protein N-terminal domain-containing protein; amino-acid sequence: MTFTADAKTKQLVEQFRSFDADTQLALLWFGYLDIKDKLTPANQTSAQDTAAAFYDTICALPKEQQLQAQRDIVTGANSDISRAYKALSSSAKLDLWLRLGRAMEKGTVIQVPSDYKLPSNTQDFTNNIQGLDFEQRIDFTRSAVFEFGAKQ
- a CDS encoding EamA family transporter, which translates into the protein MMGIQLPYTLWKSRFRISPSSPHLIGLLAMLLTVFAWAIAANVANHLFLAGVQPFELAGASAIVATFGLAILDSLFGRSHAQPINRQQFALGLILVGLVGSDYLAIQRLPVAVAIVLLFTAPILVVLWTALTSRRLPSRPVLVALSLSILGIMLVSNLLASIELVDWFGILVGLSTAVFFAAYIVLNERVSGTQETIGVMLKVFAIASLFWIAYQLTQGIPWRLFAPENILSVFYVGLAGNFCTFAQ
- a CDS encoding nucleotidyltransferase family protein, whose protein sequence is MSNIGLILLAAGASTRMGTPKQLLQYQQHSLLRHMVEVALASVCNPVIVVLGAYADRIRPEVELPNVRIVENDRWSEGMSTSIRSGIEALNDDVEAVVLMLCDQPFVSTQIINQLVHVFRATDGQIVASEYGGVQGVPALFKRTLFAELLTLSGAAGARQVIKQNAGEVFSLSFPEGIFDLDTRNDYERFQKLIAVSFLKRC